A segment of the Candidatus Methylomirabilota bacterium genome:
CTGGAGCCGCGCGGCGCTGGCCCTCGACCTCGACATCTTCCACGCCCAGCATCCGTTCCTCCTCGGCGTGACGGCTCGTCGACTCGCCCGCTGCCAAGGCCGCCCGCTCGTCTTCACCTACCACACCCGCTACGAGAAGTACGCCCACTACGTGCCGCTCCCGGAACCCCTGGTCGCCTCGCTCGCGGTCAGGCTCGCCTCCCGCTTCGCCGGCGCAGCAGATCTCGTGATCGCCCCTTCGGCCCGGATCGCCGAGAGCCTCGCGGACCTCGGCGTGCGCGCGCCGATCGCCGTCGTGCCTACTGGAGTGCCGCTCGATCTCTTCCGTCCGGGCGATCGGGGGGAGGCGAGGCGAGCTCTCGGCCTGGACGAGGACGCGCCGCTGTGCCTCTACGTCGGCCGCCTCGATCGCGAGAAGAGCGTGGAGCGCGTGATCGACGCGTTCGGCTCGATCGCCCTGGCCGTGTCGGGGGCGCGGCTTCTTCTCGTGGGGCAGGGAAGCCACGAGGCGGCCCTCAGGCGCCTCGCCGCGGCAAGCCCTGCGAGCGAAGCCATCTGTTTCGCCGGCTCGGTCGCCCGGGAAGAGCTGCCGCCGTACTACCAGGCGGCCGACCTCTTCCTCTTCTCCTCCGAGACCGAGACCCAGGGTCTCGTGCTGGCCGAGGCGCACGCCTGCGGGCTGCCCGCCGTCGCGGTCCGCGCCTCGGGCGTCGACGAGGTCGTGAGGGACGGCGAGACCGGGCTTTTGACGAAGGCCGATACCGAAGAGCTGGCCGACGCGGCCATCGGACTCCTGCTGGACGCTCCCCGGCGAAGCGCCATGGCGCTCGCCGCGCGTGCTCTCGCGGCGAGCGATTTTTCCGCGTCGCGCCAGGTCGAGGTCATGGCCGGGCACTACCTGCGTCTCCTGGGCGGTTTCGCGTGAGCCCGGCGGGCGTCTCCGGTCGGTGGCTCCGGGCCGCGTTCCAGCCCGCATGGGATCCTGGGGCCGGGGACGCGGGACGGCGCGGGTTCATGGCGCCCGACCCCCGGGCGCGGACGCTGCTGCGGGTGTTGGTCTCGTACCCGGAGGTGCGCTACGTCCTCCCGGACCGCGTGGGCCTCACGGCCGGCGCCGACGCCCGCCTGATCGAGACCTTGATGCGCTTCCTGGGGCGCCAGGGATGGCTCATCACGCGCGTGACGTCCTCCGGTTGAGACCCAACCCTTGATCTGGCGCTTGAGACCCAACCCTTGATCTGGCGCTTGAGACTCAGCCCGTGATCTGGAACCCGGCGCTCGAGAGCCTGCCCCGCGATTCGATGCGCGCGATGCAGCTCGAGCGTCTCCGCGCGGCGGTGGCGTGGGCGGGCGAGCGCGTGCCGTTCTACCGGAACGCCCTCGCCGAGGCCGGCGTGGAGCCCTCCACGCTCAAGAGCCTCGAGGACCTCGAGCGGCTGCCCTTCACCCGCAAGGCGCATCTCCGCGAGCACTATCCGTGGGGGCTCTTCGCGGTGCCGCAGTCCCAGCTCGCGCGGATCCATGCCTCGTCAGGCACCAAGGGCAAGCCGACCGTGGTCGGCTACACGCGAAACGACCTCCTTATTTGGCGAGAAGTCATGGCCCGCTCCCTCGCGGCGGGGGGCGCCGAGCCCGGCCAGCTCATCCAGATCGCGTACGGCTACGGGCTCTTCACGGGAGGCCTGGGCTTCCACGACGGCGCCGAGCACATGGGCTTGACCGTCGTGCCCGTGTCCTCGGGGAATACGCTCCGGCAGATCCTGCTGCTTCAGGATTTTCGGCCCCAGGGCCTGGCCTGCACGCCGTCATTCGCGCTCCACATCGGCGAGACGATGCGCGAGCAGGGGATAGACCCGCGGAGCGTCGGCCTCCGGTACGGGCTCCTCGGCGCCGAGCCCTGGACGGAAGGCCTGCGGCGACAGATCGAGGCGCTGTGGGGTATCCACGCGGTCGACTTCTACGGGCTCAGCGAGATCATCGGGCCCGGCGTCGCGACGGAGTGTGCCGAGGGGCGGGACGGCCTCCACGTCAACGAGGACCACTTCCTGCCCGAGGTGGTGGACCCGGGGACGGGCGAGCCGCTGCCGGCGGGCACGGAGGGCGAGCTCGTCCTGACCTGTCTCACCAAGCGGGCGCTGCCCATCCTCCGGTACAGGACGGGCGACGTGACGCGCCTCGATTTCGAGCCGTGCCGCTGCGGCAGGACCACGGTGCGGATGGCACGCATCAAGGGCCGCACCGACGACATGCTGGTGATCAAGGGCGTCAACGTGTACCCCTCCCAGCTCGAGGCGGCGCTGTTGACCTTGCCGGACCTGGCACCGCACTATCAGCTCGTGGTGGACCGCGGCAAAGGCTTCCCGACCATCGAGGTGCACGTCGAGCCCTCCGAAGAGCGCGTGCGCGCATGGGGCGGCTTCGACTCGGCGCGGCCGGAGGTCGTCGCGCTGTCGCTGCGGGTAGGGGAGCTGCTCCGTGCCCACCTGGGCCTCAACCCCGAAGTCGCCATCGTACCGCCCAAGACCATTCCCCGCAGCGAGGGGAAGGCGGTGCGGGTCGTGGAAAGGAGCTGACCATGAGCCAGCGCGTCACGGAAGCGGAGCTCCTCGCGCGGATCGAGCGCGGCGAGCGCATCGAGTCGACCGAGGAGATGACGGAGGAGTACCGGCAGAGCTTGGTGCACCTCATGACCATGCAGGCCGACTCCGAGCTCGCGGGCGGCTACGGCTACGTGCCGTGGATCATGAAGGCTCCCGGCGTCGAGGAGAAGCACGTCGTCGCGCAGATCGTCAAGGACGAGCACCGGCACGCCGCCGTCATGTACGGGCTCCTCGCCGACCTTGGAGTGGACGTGGACGCCCACGTGCGGGCCCACGACGAAGCCTTCGCCATGCGCATCGACGCGTCGGCCGATGACATCGGCACCGCTCGGATCGGCGCCGACAAGCGCGTGAACATCTTCTACTACCCGATCGACACGTGGGCCGACTTCATCTTCTTCAACTTCTGCATGGACAGAGGGGCGGGTCACCAGCTGGAAGACGTGCGGCAGTGTTCCTACGGCCCGTGGGCGCGAGCCATCGAGGGCATCTTCAAGGAGGAGAAGTTCCACATCCGCCACGGCGAGTATTGGGTCACGAAGCTCGGCGGGGACCCCGCCACGCGGGGTGAGGCGCAGGCGACGCTCAACAAGTGGTTCATCCGCACGATGAACATCTTCGGCCGGCCCGGCTCGCCCAAAAACGCCCTCTACCGGAAGTACAAACTCAAGGTCCGGGACAACGATGAGGTCCGCCAGGCCTTCGCGGCCGAGGTCAAGGAGAAGGCTTTAGCAGTGGGCCTCACGCTGCCCGAGTGGATTCCGGTCTGGGACCGGCTGCCCGAAGAGGCCCAGATCCCAGGCTAGCTGCCATGCCCCGCGTCGCGGCCTTACTCCTCGCCACGAGTCTTCTGGCATGCGCCGTTCCTGGCGAGTGCCAGACGGGCCGCCAGGTCAAGGTTGTCCTCGAGTTCCAGCAGCAGGGGCAGGACAGCCGCCAGGGCGTCCAGGGCCGTGTGAGCGGGGTCATCATCCAAGATGGTACGACACGCGGGCAGGACGGCAAGGCGCGAGGCCGCGGCGGTGTCGCGGTTCAGGACACGACGACGCGGACCATCCGGAGCGAGGGCATCTTCACGATCGTCCAGGACGGCGGCACGGCGAGCATGCTGGTGGCGAGCGAGGTGCCGGTCACCGTGGTCGGGTGGTTCCGCGACTACGCGGCGGGGCAGGGGTACGCGGCGCAGGGGATGGCCTGGCAGCGCGTCGGCACCACCCTCGTCGTGAGCCCGACCATCCTGCCCAACGGGCAGATCCGCGTCCGGCTCATTCCACAAGTAAGCTACTTCTCGCCCCAGGGCGACGGCAGCATCGAGTTCAACGAGGCCGCGACCGAGGTGATCGTGCCCAACGGTCGCGCGATGCGGATCGGCGGCGCCACCCGCGGCATCAACCAGGTGACGCGCCAGATCCTCGGCTACCGCGAGCAGCAGTCCTCGAGCGAGTCGAGCTTCATCCTCACCGCCACCGTCCAGTGACCTCGTCCCCCCCAGTGAGCTCCTCAGCCGACGATTCCTCCGTTCCGGCGGAGCTCAAGGCCCGAATCGAGGGCCGACCCCTGGACCCGGGCGCTCGGCATACAGTTCCTCGCCCTGGGGCGTGGCTTCTGCCGG
Coding sequences within it:
- a CDS encoding glycosyltransferase, yielding MRVGLFTNNYLPFRGGVTTAVETLRQGLEAQGHRAWVFAPASSAPHDDPAFVFRYPSVPAPTYPGFALPLPFSRRWSRAALALDLDIFHAQHPFLLGVTARRLARCQGRPLVFTYHTRYEKYAHYVPLPEPLVASLAVRLASRFAGAADLVIAPSARIAESLADLGVRAPIAVVPTGVPLDLFRPGDRGEARRALGLDEDAPLCLYVGRLDREKSVERVIDAFGSIALAVSGARLLLVGQGSHEAALRRLAAASPASEAICFAGSVAREELPPYYQAADLFLFSSETETQGLVLAEAHACGLPAVAVRASGVDEVVRDGETGLLTKADTEELADAAIGLLLDAPRRSAMALAARALAASDFSASRQVEVMAGHYLRLLGGFA
- a CDS encoding phenylacetate--CoA ligase — protein: MIWNPALESLPRDSMRAMQLERLRAAVAWAGERVPFYRNALAEAGVEPSTLKSLEDLERLPFTRKAHLREHYPWGLFAVPQSQLARIHASSGTKGKPTVVGYTRNDLLIWREVMARSLAAGGAEPGQLIQIAYGYGLFTGGLGFHDGAEHMGLTVVPVSSGNTLRQILLLQDFRPQGLACTPSFALHIGETMREQGIDPRSVGLRYGLLGAEPWTEGLRRQIEALWGIHAVDFYGLSEIIGPGVATECAEGRDGLHVNEDHFLPEVVDPGTGEPLPAGTEGELVLTCLTKRALPILRYRTGDVTRLDFEPCRCGRTTVRMARIKGRTDDMLVIKGVNVYPSQLEAALLTLPDLAPHYQLVVDRGKGFPTIEVHVEPSEERVRAWGGFDSARPEVVALSLRVGELLRAHLGLNPEVAIVPPKTIPRSEGKAVRVVERS
- a CDS encoding Phenylacetic acid catabolic protein, which encodes MSQRVTEAELLARIERGERIESTEEMTEEYRQSLVHLMTMQADSELAGGYGYVPWIMKAPGVEEKHVVAQIVKDEHRHAAVMYGLLADLGVDVDAHVRAHDEAFAMRIDASADDIGTARIGADKRVNIFYYPIDTWADFIFFNFCMDRGAGHQLEDVRQCSYGPWARAIEGIFKEEKFHIRHGEYWVTKLGGDPATRGEAQATLNKWFIRTMNIFGRPGSPKNALYRKYKLKVRDNDEVRQAFAAEVKEKALAVGLTLPEWIPVWDRLPEEAQIPG